A window of the Anoplopoma fimbria isolate UVic2021 breed Golden Eagle Sablefish chromosome 17, Afim_UVic_2022, whole genome shotgun sequence genome harbors these coding sequences:
- the fezf2 gene encoding fez family zinc finger protein 2, translated as MTSSASLETVMSCGRTGPSAAPKTLAFSIDRIMSKSSEPKGSVEELRSEGKKLLGLCSPIPCMIPLQPFSYDLQAKALMNYSELWRASFRGTFCGSAAAPCKGSCGVCGKAEPGVKQPLLTSGSRVVKPQVIHQAVAVPSGGSLYYLNYLDSAYQQSELLAGHWFSNPQAQASLSAHHRLLLLENAKLAGVGSEKLPTPQYPHKEHLPGQLDQIVKENHGLSAEKNGVKTHSKLSSSCTSAADGKPKNFTCEVCGKVFNAHYNLTRHMPVHTGARPFVCKVCGKGFRQASTLCRHKIIHTQEKPHKCNQCGKAFNRSSTLNTHVRIHAGYKPFVCEFCGKGFHQKGNYKNHKLTHSGEKQYKCSICNKAFHQVYNLTFHMHTHNDKKPFTCATCGKGFCRNFDLKKHIRKLHDSVFSAPTEASRERELQS; from the exons atgACAAGTTCTGCTTCCCTGGAGACGGTGATGTCCTGCGGTAGGACCGGGCCGTCCGCGGCTCCCAAGACCCTCGCCTTCTCCATAGACCGGATCATGTCCAAGAGCTCGGAGCCGAAGGGGAGCGTGGAGGAGCTGCGGTCCGAGGGGAAGAAGCTGCTGGGGCTTTGCTCCCCGATCCCCTGCATGATCCCGCTGCAGCCCTTCAGCTACGACCTGCAGGCCAAGGCGCTGATGAACTACTCCGAGCTGTGGAGGGCCAGTTTCAGGGGAACTTTTTGCGGCTCCGCAGCCGCGCCGTGCAAAGGGAGCTGCGGCGTGTGCGGCAAAGCGGAGCCGGGCGTGAAGCAGCCGCTCCTGACGTCGGGGAGCCGGGTGGTGAAGCCGCAGGTCATCCACCAGGCCGTGGCCGTGCCCAGCGGCGGCTCGCTCTACTATCTCAACTACCTGGACTCCGCGTACCAGCAGTCGGAGCTGTTGGCCGGACACTGGTTCTCCAACCCGCAGGCCCAGGCCTCTCTGTCGGCGCACCACAGACTTTTGCTGCTGGAGAACGCCAAACTTGCCGGGGTGGGGTCCGAGAAGCTGCCCACGCCGCAGTACCCGCACAAGGAACATCTGCCGGGGCAGCTGGACCAGATCGTGAAGGAGAACCACGGCCTGAGCGCCGAGAAGAACGGCGTAAAGACGCACAGCAAACTCAGCAGCAGCTGCACGAGCGCTGCAGACGGGAAACCCAAAAACTTCACGTGTGAAGTTTGTGGAAAG GTTTTTAACGCGCATTACAATCTGACCAGACACATGCCGGTGCACACCGGGGCCCGGCCCTTCGTCTGCAAAGTGTGCGGTAAAGGATTCCGGCAGGCCAGCACGTTGTGCAGACACAAGATCAtccacacacag GAAAAGCCTCATAAATGCAACCAGTGTGGAAAGGCGTTCAACAGGAGCTCCACGCTCAACACTCACGTCCGGATCCACGCCGGGTACAAACCTTTCGTCTGTGAGTTCTGCGGGAAAGGTTTCCACCAGAAAG GAAACTACAAGAACCACAAGCTGACGCACAGCGGGGAGAAGCAGTACAAGTGCTCCATCTGCAACAAGGCCTTCCACCAGGTCTACAACCTGACCTtccacatgcacacgcacaacGACAAGAAGCCCTTCACCTGCGCCACCTGCGGCAAGGGCTTCTGCCGCAACTTTGACCTGAAGAAGCACATCCGGAAGCTGCACGACAGCGTCTTCTCGGCGCCCACGGAGGCCtccagagagagggagctgcAGAGCTGA